GagataaaattaaagtttttaattaaaatatttcagaattcaCATTACAATAATTATACATATACTAAAAATCACTGTATTATATTGTTAGAGAATACATTTTGAAAGCTATAGTATTGTTAAATCATTACAAATTGTtggattacatttttaaagaaaatataggacATTATTTAGTATGTGTATTAGGTTTCAGCAACAAATACATCTTTAGAAtttttaagtgatatttattttaagtttgagGAAACAACTTTATTTGATAACACTCAAATGGTAAGAAATACTCTAAGAAatccaagcatttaaatatatactataaatatacagtaataaataaaatgttaaatgcaTTATGATCCAGCAGTGTAAAATGCAGAATACTTTCACAccatttcatatttaatttaatcCGTATATTTTGGTTCAATTTTTGTCATAAATACACGACTAATATACCTATAACATTaagcattttattgaaaaaaatattattgcatCGAACAACAGTCTAAGTAATTTATTGAATAACCtaaaaaaagctgctttgcaTGTACGGTAGTGCAATTTACTTAGCCACAGTATAATCAAATTGCCTTGAACAGAGAACACACAATAAAATGACTGGCTTAGACCAAATTTTGATCATCATTCCGTTTCATTTAAATTAAGTACCGTAGGATTCAATAAGCGGGAACTTACTATAGACAAAGACGGAATCAATCTACATTTCAACTATTTTTAAATCTCCCACACATCAAAGTAAATGATCCTTCTGCACAAAATTAGAAATCTTTTCTTGAATTTGATTGTCTCaatatgtgattattttaaaataagaataaactgtAATAAACTTTCTACTTTCAACAAAGACTAAGCTTTGcaatttaagaataaaatgtagactaagaacacacacacaaacaaatgtacatatacattcatacatttgCATTTTTTCCTGACTTCCTGccgtttgtttgttggtttctaGCTAGGTGTTCTTGATCTTGTTACTTAAGAGAGGTGCTAAGTTGCAAAAATAAGAAGTGACTTTgagaaaggaattaaaaaattGGGTTGGAAGTGTTTCCTCTTGTGTATaacttcagaaaatgaaaaagaccTTTTAGCTTATTTCTTACATTGCCTTATTCTAAACCTAACCCATTTGTCCATTGTTCCCATTTTCAATACAGCTTAAGCCCCCAAGTACAATACTCACAATCAACTATCTACCTAATAGAGGAAGCAGATAATAATTTTTTGCTGGATTGAAATGATAGCTTTCGAAAATCCTCTGATCCATGCTTCCTGGCAGGAAGAACTCCCATTTCAAAACTTCCATCCTATTGATGTGGTTTCTGCCTGAGACAGAAAGGGCAGTTATGCATTTCCCTGACCCCTGTCTGGAACTAGTCACCAACTGCTTTTACCAACGTGCCTGTTCATCCATGAGACCACAGTCTGCTTTAGGAGTTTGTCCAATTCAATAAACCTAACTTAAAACTCTCCCATAACCTTGCTGAGGCAGGGAACAATTAGACTTAAGAAGACTACCTGCTTACACAGACACCAGACGCGAGAGATATCAGTCTTTACATTTTGGTTTTAGAAAGCTGGATCTGATATGTCCAAGTTTTTCTTCAGAATATTTAataatcatctttaaaaaaaatcacagggaaTATTTTGGGAAAAGATGTAGAGTACTGTGCTGTAGTGTAGTTGGTTACTGTTGTCAACGCCATTACAGCAAGTGTCACAGTCACCTCTAATAACAGCCTGGGAGGGCGTTTCTTATATCTTCATCTAGAATCCTGGACTGATTGTGTCATTTCCATCTACAGGACCATCTTTGTATCTCCAGTTACTGTTCTGAATGCTTGGAGAGCAAGATGTATTTAGATAAAACTTCCAAGTATTATTACAATTTCAGAAAAACTGTATTGTTGCTGTGCTTGTTTCTACAGAAAAACTTCATGTTCATGTTCAGCAAGGCCTTGCAATATGATCCTGAGTAGTCTGATGGATAGACATTCCATTTAATGAGGAACTTTTGTGGATTCGTTCTTTTGAAATGTGCTTCTACCCAGTGATAACAGAGATTCCATGAAGACCTGACAGAGACTGAACAATGTAGGCACTGTCAAATCCATTTTCTATGAGAAAGAAATATCAGATCATTCTGACAAATGTCTCCCTCCAGGTGATGAGGGATCAAAGCCTCAGAATTAGAAACTTTGTAAATCACTCCCTAAAGTATAATCACCtctgatatttcattttatatatataacatgtatgAAGGTGAACTCAAAAATCATGTTAGAGAACAGATTTTATAGCCACAgtgcattggggggggggggaagtttgATAATGATTAAGAGAATAAACTTTACCCACTTGCCATGGCTTCGCACAAACGGCTTCCTTTCTTGAATCATGCCTGAATTCATTGAGCATATGATGGTGGAATTACTTTGAGTCTTGGGGATAAAATATATAGACACATTCCTGGGTTCATGTGCCCACATGTGGAcctatgaataaatattttacatcctGTCTCTAtaatatttgttgtttgtttaatctTCGTTCTTGGACAGATATAAAACAAGACTCAGTGACTTAAGTGTCAAGTTTGAACTTACAGCAAAACTTATCCCATACATTTGTCATTTAATAGAAAATCGCCCAAATCAATTATCAAATAATTTGGTGGAAGTAATACTAAAAGTATAATCCATAAAAATGCGTTTTTAATGGTTCTAACTTAGAATTCAGAATAAGCTTCAAGTTCTTTCTGCTTTAGCTTTTCAAGGATGCCTTCCTctaaaggaaaatggaaacagaaatccAGAGAGACTGCTGATCTCATTGTATATGATCTGATATGATCCATCAGGTTTTACGGTTTGTCACCTTGGAGTACAagttattttctgtttaaaagcaACACCTTCTTTCTGTTGCATGAGGTGGATTATTCACTGAGCACTTTGTTTCTAGTGCAAGATGGAGCAGTCATTTCCTAAATATCCACTTACACTGATTTATCTAAGGGTCCAGCAGAAAACTCCCCTGGTTTAACCTTCTGAGCTTCTAGTTTGTCTCTAAGGCAATTTAAACGTTAATCAAATGCTCTGTCTTTTCTGTAATAAGACTTTAGTGACTGTTGGGGATCATTCTCTCTTAGCCTTATGCCATCTTTATAACCTGAATGAGGAACTAATTAtccacaatatattttgatcttttTGGGCAAGTTATTATCTATCTTTATAATAATTTcttcactctttttctttttaatatgattTACCAAAATGTACTACCCTTAATAACTATTAAGTGAAATTATAAAAAGTATGGGACTTCTTGCTATTtgataaatgtcttctttttctttttctattccatTTAAATAGGCCAGACTCTGTGCCTTCTATATTCCAATAAAAGCCCCCATACACAAATGTTTGGCATTACTTTGGTAAGTATGTTTGTTCTTCATGTCAacatttcccatttatttattttcttttttttctcccccttctgTTTGTCTCTTCAGACAAAAACcaactatttatttttcaactacAATGATGACTTGAAGAATGATAGTGTTGATCTCTGCAGATGTGAGGAATAAGAAAAAGTGATCTATGTGATTCACCTACAGGAAGTCAAATGCATGTATTCAGTGAATGCAGATGCCCTCCCCCAGGGCTGAGTAAGAGTCACATTTTATACCAGTGAGCCAAAGGTTCCATCTTCACTTCACCATTTAGAGAGAGGCCACCTCTTGCTCTGTGACCTTCACTTTCTGGAAACCAATTGTTACTGGAAAAATGAGTaatacttttataattataagGATATTAAATCATGTACCAAATAGATGACAGTTCCCAAACAATGCAGGACGTGAAAATAATTCTATGAGCCAGGAAGGCTTTTGAATGAATATTTGAAATTCCATGTTTGATAACTTGGCTGATCCTCATAAAATTCATCATTTCTAAGCCTTATCATTCTTTTcctgacaacaacaaaaaaaatttctgagtagaaaaaaaaacttgttttttttttagctcttattatatttgaaataattaccAATATGTGTAATATGTTAATGTATGGATATTTCATTTTGCATTATCAAATACTAATAGCATCTTTTGTATGCTTTCTAATATGAAATTTAAACATTCTTAATTCTTGATGCTATTGATTCATACAAGATGATCTTGATATAGTTATATATGACTTGAAGAAAATGATCTCTCACAGAATTCCATTAATTGTAAAGTGAGTTTTTGTACTTGTTTTCAGCTTGCATTAATCAGAATATTTCTTAAGTTCCATGAAAAATATGTCAGAAGAAATTATTCCTAACCGTTGGTTCattttattgacattttaatATTATCTGACAAATAAAATTGAAATCCCACATTCATCTATCATTCACACATCAAAGACGGCAAACATAGAATTCTATTTTTCCTTCATGTTTGTGATGTGccagaatgttttcctttaccaATTGTAGTATTAATTAACAACTTATTTCAAACCACTCTCTCTTTAATGCTTCCTGGAATTTCcttccataaaattatttttaatttgctctATTATTTTGCCAGCACAATTCCCTAGAGTGTTCCCATTTCTAGTATGATAATTcagtttatatttatgtgtgaacTACATTTGAACTCGGCACCGTTATTTTAAATCTTATAATAATGGGAGACATGATATTAATACATTGCTTTGCAGGTAGTGACGATTGGCATTATTTATTCAGAGATGAACTGTAATAAGTATTAGTTCAAATGGACTGGCATATTTAAGGCCTCTTTCACACTATTTAACTGCTGCGTCTGGTTGGCACAAGCATGATGGTAAAGATCTTGCCCTTGCAGCACTGGTTGGATTAACGGGTTCAAATGGAAGAGAGAAGTTGTGGCTGGATTTAAATGAGGACCAAACAATGTGGGGATAAACGCTGCAGGAGGCAGAGCCTGAAATGCTATATGGGATGGGTGAAAGGGGGCAGCAGTGACTAAATGCAGGGGATGTCCTAGGAAAGTAGGGTGTGCAGGGATAATGGTCGGAGCCATGGTTGGAAATGGAAGAGGGCTGAAATGGGGTTGTGGGAGCGGGTGGAGATGAGCCACCGGGAGGGGGCTGCCGTGggagctgatggaagcagaaacagCAAAGTGTTGTAGGAAGGTGTGGTGGATGGTAGTGATGGCTGTGTGCTGGTGGACTGGAACCGTCTGCACAGCTGAGGGCGGGGAGAAGGCAGTGGGCCCCGCGGCAGGCACCACCCGGAGATGCTTCTGCAGGAGCTGTTTCTGCATATGCTGCTGGGCCTGTAGCTGGAGGAGCTTGTATTTGTCGATTTCATCAGGAGAAAATGTTATGGGCTGATGAACtaaaggtggggagagagactTGGGAGACCTTTCCAATTCATCTTCCACTTTTTCATGCTTCTGCATAGTTCTGTCATAGTAAGCGTTTATATTCCCCTCTACATGATTCATAGACACACTTACATCTTGTAAGTCTAGATTTATCTGGTCCTCTTTGGTCTCTGTTGAGTCAGACACACCAGTATATCTATTAGATGGAAAAGCACCAAGGAAATGATTTGGTACTGAGTCACAGCTTTGAAGAAAAGGCTGGACTTCATTAATTGAAGATTTAGATTGCTCTTTCGTTGTCTGGTTCTTTTTTCTGCTTGGAGACTGGGAGTCCGTTACTGCGTGATTTATGCCTTTGGAGAGATTGTTATCACATTGAGCATCTGTGAatacagtaaaattatttttttgtgagcTTCTGATTGTGTCTTTGTCAGAAGTCCTATAAATTATACTGTCTTTATCGTTTCTCCTTTTGCCCAGTTGTCTCTTTTCTGAAAAAGGCAATGCTGTTCTGTTGCAGCTTGGTGGTCCAGGTTGAACTGTGGGTTGGATCTGTGAATGAGTCTCTGATTCTTTCAAACAACTGTTTGAAGACACCTCAAACTTAGTTGCTTGCTCCTGACACTTCTTGgcttttattctttctaaaagACACTTTGCTGCCACGGAAGGCCCTTCTCCATCCAAAACGTTTGACTGTGTGGTTTCTGAAGGGCTACCTCCACATCTCCTAAGAAGGTAGTTGAGGGTGCTCCGGTTGCATTGCCTGCACTTGACTTTTCCCACATCACTAATGTGAAGGCTGGTCAAAGACTTTTGACTTCTCTTGTGTTTGTTGAAGCAGTAAGCTCTCTGTCTCAAATACGAGCCTGATTTGCTGTGCTGAGATCCCGGGCCATTTAAGGGTTTTTCACTGTTTCTATCAAGTGAAACCTGTGAACCGGCATCACAATTGAAAACTCTTGTGGGTTTCGACCCTACAAATTGTTGATTTTTACCCAGTTTACATCTTTCTCTGCAGTGACAGTTGCTGCATTTCGACTGTTTTTTAGGTTTAAATGAGTCCCATAGTTTACCACTCCTGCCTCTCTGGGTTTCTAGCTGAGGACAGCTACTGCTTATCGGGACACCAGACAAGCAGAAGCAATTGAGCTTTCGGTGTTTCCGCATGTGTCTTTCAACTGAGTCACATTCTGCTTTGCAGACGTAGAGCCAATGACCGCGGCCACTGCCGTGGGACCGATGACTTGAGCACATGCTTCTCCAGCTGGCCACGTTTCTGGGAGATTCATCCCGAGGTCTGGGATGGTTACTCAGAGGTGGCTTTGGAGAAAATCTGTCATAGCTTTGTTTTCCACTCGTAGAAGCTTTGTTGCCCAGGTCGATGCTGCAGCTGTTTAAACTCGCACTGCTATTCTTCTCATGCTCACTGTGGTTCTCTGATGTACCGGGACTAAAACTCCAAGTAAACTGGTTTTGTCCTTCAACCTCTGAATGTGGAGTGCAGGGATTCCTCCTGTGTGTTTTAGCCCTAGAGATGGAAGGTGAGCGTGAAGGCTTGTCCTGAGCATTGTTTAGAACCGCCCTTTTGTAGCTCTGCCCGGGGACATTTGAAGGTCCCCTGAATTCAGTATCATCAGCATTATCCTTTCTCATGCCATCTTTTAGGGACAGATGAAGGTAGGCGGGCACTTCAGGACTTTTCATAGGCAAGTCTCTCAGACTATCATGTTCGCTCATACTAGAATCAGAATCATTGTAGTACCGATTGTATTTTCTCTGGAACTTCTCCCAGTCTGGGTTAGCTATCATCATCTTTGGCTTCGGAGATTGATTATCGTGGGTCAATTCTTGCTGTTCTTTCATTAAACCTGAGACTCGACTCTCTGTTTTTCGCTTCATTTCCAAAGGCCCCTTCTCCAATTCTTGTTTTACGTTCTCGGAATTATGCTCATCCTTCGTGTTGCGAGAAAGTTTAAAGTCAAAATATAGCGGATTGCAGCCGTAAGATATACAAGGCTCCGTTCTGGTAAAGAACAGGAGCTCCGTAGGCCACTGGAGAGTGGTAAGGCCATCCCTGCTCTGTACATGGAGGAAAGGCAATGGTTTGGACTTCAGATCATGTGGACAGCCTTCTCTGCAAAGTCTCTGCACATTGTTGCTAACTCTGTCTGCTTCATCTGAAGCCTTTGCTCTGGCTTCCAATCTAGAGATAGGATTCAGATGTGCTCTGCTCTTTTGTTCCCTTGGCCCTGAAGGTGAGAACTCACCCATATTTTCGCACCAATGGTTATCACTGTGTTTGCGAGCATGTAGTTGACCGGAGGATTCATTTGCTTGTCGTGGGTGATTAACACAGTTTTCTGAAGTATCCTTCAATGCATTCCtaacttctttctctctgctggaAAGAGTAAAATTCCTGTCTGAAAGATGGAGGTTAGACCTAGAGAAAGaagcatgcatgcctggtgaaTCTTTCAGTATCTCATGAAgagattcatttttgttttgtgacatttTAGAATTCATTGAGAAGGTGTTGTTTAGCACGCCCTCCAGATGCCTTGGTGAGATGACGCCTTCTTCCTTAGTAAGGTGTGAATCGTCATTTGCAAACCTGCAACACATGCATTCCTCTACTGTTTGTTTGACTTTATAGGTGGGTGACTTGTTACAATCATGCGTGTCTTCTGTGTTCTCACTGAAAACCGAGGCTGAGGATTCTAATTTTAGATAAgctttttttgaaaatgaaaaggaaactcCGGTCCTGTGATTTGCACTGCCGAGATCAGAAGACGTTTGTGTTATCCTATTTCCAAACAGGCACCGCCTGTCGGCTTGCAGCTGTTGTCGGGTAGACGCAGCAAATCGCTGCTTCTCCACGGTGCTTCTGGGGAGGGTCTTTCCCTTGAGGAGGACGGTGCTCTTCATGCAGGAGACCTTTCTGCCATTCTTAACAGGAAAAATTCCCTGCTGGAGCTGCTTTTCCATGGCTATCCTGGGGGCTTTGTATGCCGGTCCATTTCCAGAAACActgtaaataaagtaaatatgtaaatgagTAGGACATTAGCATTGGAATCAAATCTATATGCAAACAACATTCCATAGTAGTTCTACAGCaggttgttttaatatttattggtGAACATAATTTTCTACAAAATCACCATTTTATCATTACATACAAGTCAGTATTACTGCTATATAGTTACACTGAAATGCTCTGTTTAATTCTGTTATTTAGAAATGTAAAAAGCAATAACAGGTAACTATCTTATATGAAAGcttcaaagcaaaatgaaataagaGCATTTACATCACCATAGAGTCTGTAGAACCTATGATCTTTGGAAATGGAGTTTTAACATGTTTCATAGCTTTCTAACCAGTACCTTCACATTTGGTAAGAAATTGAAATCTGCACAGTGGAAAAAgagttttaatttggtttttcagCATCGTTAGCATTCAACGTTGAACCCTTCAACATCAAAGGTCTTTCCGGTTCACTTCTGCTGAAGCTTCCCTCATTACTTTTGTCAGCAGCGAGagagcacagcagcaggcagcgGTGTGTTCAGGCAGGCTCGGCATTCCCAGGGCCATTCCCAGGGGATTTTGCCATAATgtctcttgcttcttcctcacCACAACAACTTTATGCCAATTGTGTATTCTTTGTCTTTTGAGGTTTTCCAAGATTGTTGATTTAGCTGAGGTTCATTAGTGAttcaaaaagaaagcagaaaaaaaattaccataCAGACAGGaacttttaagttaaaattaGTGTTTTCATACTTTTCTCAGTTACCTCTTTCCTTGAGTGATGCTGATGCTGACCGAGGAAAAGCCACGCTACTGCATCACTTCTTCAGAAGCTTATTTGAAATGCCATTCGGCTGCTAGTTCTTTGTCCACGTGCCCAGACCAACATCTATCCTGTTTTCTATCTTAGACTTTCATTGTTACGCATTTGCTTCTtgactataaaatattaaaacatatgtCCCTAAAACAcatcacttaaatttttttttttttttttttttttggtttttcgagacagagtttctctgtggctttggtgcctgtcctggaactagctcttgtagaccaggctggtctcgaactcacagagatccgcctgcctctgcctcccgagtgctgggattaaaggcgcgcgccaccaccgcccggcttaaattttGAAGTATTAATTGTCCTTCAGTTTTCAATGCTTAGCATCACCCACCCGCACAAaagtgcagctctcagacctcctCACAGAATCTTCCTTTCGCAGCAGATGGAGACTATCACAGAAATCCACACCTGGTCCAAATTTAGAAAATAAGTGAGTATGGGTTACCAGACTCACCTTGGTACACCTATAGTTCAACACCTACACTCAAGGAAAACCACAGAGGCAGGAGTATAGAtggcaagagccagaggatcagagagCTGGCTGTGGGATACTGTTGAAGGTTACTTGTTCgtttccggctgctcagccccaaaataaccacacagacactgtattaattgcaatactgttcagccaatagcctaagtgtatttctggctaactcatatcctaaactaatccatCTCCAGTAACGTGGATATCGCCACGTGGGGTAAAGTTccgtccagtgtctgtctccagcaggggctacatggcttctcctgattctCCCTTCttgctcccagcattcagtttagtttcccctgcctaactttactctatcctatcacaggccaaggaagattttttattcattaaccagtcatcttcacagcacacagaggggaatcccacatcacctccctttctgtttaagtaaaaagaaaggttttaactttagcatagtaaaattacatataacaagatagGTATCAGGCAAgagttatagttacaatatttatatctactttatctttaattataactaaggaaattgtaattataactatctactcttcaactccatcaaagactccagaagtatataatattacctaaataaataggaagtgcattgtaagcaagtgccaaaactctagaattggcagagacatcttgctgcctggacaatcacccaaagttcttctgtactgtaagggcatccatcttcagcctacaggcccatagtgtctggcagacttttccacgaagcagggatttttaaagacagttctgcctatattagcaatgtcagtcactttcttctgtgtcctgcagaatgtctcacagactccttCATGAATgactatctcaccttctttaggcaacttcagcagtcatctctccatggttcctgcatgtccagctcacacagcataacatcaggtagtccaggcaagagcagtttcttgttcaaatggctagtaaactccataagaagtctcttcaatgcccgtcttcctcttgaagttattggtgtttccaggagcagatgtgtcttgttattaaaacattttaaaaaccatattctgaaggtctctgaaagatttgaagtttctgaaagatttgaggaatacctatctaactgaaatatatctctatatttctAGAAAACCTGTCTATaaacttgattattatagatgactatctattaacctatatttcttaatttttagatgagctacacaaacataatatcttaatcaagatcagaaacatagaaacatatatatatataaacatatatatatatataaacatagaaacatattttatatatatatatatataattgagcttaaatttgtatcaacaaaccaagatccatatgaatgcaaatctctatagcacattccttttaaaatgtaaacaaagtattataaacaatcatttagggaatttgttgttctctccaaactgcttcctgctttttgctgAGTGAAGAAATTTTTGCAGAGGTGTTCACAATAATCTTTCAgggttttggtccatcaaactactATAgcctagaatgaatccacaggttctcatcctctgtggaaacaaaggaagaacctcttttcaaaagcaacatatccttacatccaaattttgaagacaaatacCTTTAAGgtatatatgttggttatttagctccttcacagtcaaaaagttcaaagaaaacacattaatatacacaatccagactctctgtgtatattccatctttacgtggcttatttttcttactctattactttttctacaagtttaatatttattatctttactcctttaatctatgactgtctgtactcttatattacatttactgtctctttaccccttttcttctatttcccaagcctatgtacatttttaaaacacactgtgtctcatttagaggccttttatgtctgaatc
This region of Arvicola amphibius chromosome 18, mArvAmp1.2, whole genome shotgun sequence genomic DNA includes:
- the Znf804b gene encoding zinc finger protein 804B, whose protein sequence is MACYLVISSRHLSNGHYRGIKGVFRGPLCKNGSPSPDFAEKEKTTAKALEDAKANFYCELCDKQYHKHQEFDNHINSYDHAHKQRLKELKQREFARNVASKSWKDEKKQEKALKRLHQLAEMRQQSECVSGNGPAYKAPRIAMEKQLQQGIFPVKNGRKVSCMKSTVLLKGKTLPRSTVEKQRFAASTRQQLQADRRCLFGNRITQTSSDLGSANHRTGVSFSFSKKAYLKLESSASVFSENTEDTHDCNKSPTYKVKQTVEECMCCRFANDDSHLTKEEGVISPRHLEGVLNNTFSMNSKMSQNKNESLHEILKDSPGMHASFSRSNLHLSDRNFTLSSREKEVRNALKDTSENCVNHPRQANESSGQLHARKHSDNHWCENMGEFSPSGPREQKSRAHLNPISRLEARAKASDEADRVSNNVQRLCREGCPHDLKSKPLPFLHVQSRDGLTTLQWPTELLFFTRTEPCISYGCNPLYFDFKLSRNTKDEHNSENVKQELEKGPLEMKRKTESRVSGLMKEQQELTHDNQSPKPKMMIANPDWEKFQRKYNRYYNDSDSSMSEHDSLRDLPMKSPEVPAYLHLSLKDGMRKDNADDTEFRGPSNVPGQSYKRAVLNNAQDKPSRSPSISRAKTHRRNPCTPHSEVEGQNQFTWSFSPGTSENHSEHEKNSSASLNSCSIDLGNKASTSGKQSYDRFSPKPPLSNHPRPRDESPRNVASWRSMCSSHRSHGSGRGHWLYVCKAECDSVERHMRKHRKLNCFCLSGVPISSSCPQLETQRGRSGKLWDSFKPKKQSKCSNCHCRERCKLGKNQQFVGSKPTRVFNCDAGSQVSLDRNSEKPLNGPGSQHSKSGSYLRQRAYCFNKHKRSQKSLTSLHISDVGKVKCRQCNRSTLNYLLRRCGGSPSETTQSNVLDGEGPSVAAKCLLERIKAKKCQEQATKFEVSSNSCLKESETHSQIQPTVQPGPPSCNRTALPFSEKRQLGKRRNDKDSIIYRTSDKDTIRSSQKNNFTVFTDAQCDNNLSKGINHAVTDSQSPSRKKNQTTKEQSKSSINEVQPFLQSCDSVPNHFLGAFPSNRYTGVSDSTETKEDQINLDLQDVSVSMNHVEGNINAYYDRTMQKHEKVEDELERSPKSLSPPLVHQPITFSPDEIDKYKLLQLQAQQHMQKQLLQKHLRVVPAAGPTAFSPPSAVQTVPVHQHTAITTIHHTFLQHFAVSASISSHGSPLPVAHLHPLPQPHFSPLPFPTMAPTIIPAHPTFLGHPLHLVTAAPFHPSHIAFQALPPAAFIPTLFGPHLNPATTSLFHLNPLIQPVLQGQDLYHHACANQTQQLNSVKEALNMPVHLN